Proteins encoded together in one Luteimonas fraxinea window:
- a CDS encoding ABC transporter permease, protein MRRTLANIYRLGVKELWSLWRDPIMLALIVFTFTFAVYSSASSMPETLNNAPLAVVDEDNSQLSQRIVSAFYPPQFAPPAMIGHAEVDPGLDAGTYTFVMNIPVNFQRDVLAGRAAQIQLNTDATRMTQAFTGSGYIQQVTMAEINEFVSRYRGRAAPPVDLALRARFNPALDKSWFGGLSQIINQITMLSIILTGAALIREREHGTIEHLLVMPVTPAEIMLAKIWSMGLVVLVAAALSLNVVVRGLLDVPVAGSATLFFAGAALLLFATTSLGIFMATVARNMPQFGMLVVLVLLPLQMLSGGSTPFESMPAAVQRVMQLAPTTHFVELGQAILFRGAGLDVVWPRFLALLGIGGALFFLSLQRFRNTIAQMA, encoded by the coding sequence ATGCGGCGGACGCTGGCCAACATCTACCGCCTCGGGGTGAAGGAACTCTGGAGCCTGTGGCGCGACCCGATCATGCTCGCGCTGATCGTCTTCACCTTCACCTTCGCCGTGTACTCCTCGGCCTCGTCGATGCCCGAGACGCTCAACAACGCGCCGCTGGCGGTGGTGGACGAGGACAATTCCCAGCTGTCGCAGCGCATCGTCTCGGCGTTCTATCCGCCGCAATTCGCGCCGCCGGCGATGATCGGCCACGCCGAGGTCGACCCGGGGCTGGACGCGGGCACCTACACGTTCGTGATGAACATCCCGGTGAACTTCCAGCGCGACGTGCTGGCCGGTCGCGCGGCGCAGATCCAGCTCAACACCGACGCCACGCGCATGACCCAGGCGTTCACCGGCAGCGGCTACATCCAGCAGGTGACGATGGCGGAGATCAACGAATTCGTCAGCCGCTATCGCGGCCGCGCCGCGCCGCCGGTCGACCTGGCGCTGCGCGCGCGCTTCAACCCGGCGCTGGACAAATCCTGGTTCGGCGGGCTGTCGCAGATCATCAACCAGATCACGATGCTGTCGATCATCCTCACCGGCGCGGCGCTGATCCGCGAGCGCGAACACGGCACCATCGAACACCTGCTGGTGATGCCGGTCACCCCGGCGGAGATCATGCTTGCCAAGATCTGGTCGATGGGCCTGGTGGTGCTGGTGGCCGCCGCGCTGTCGCTCAACGTGGTGGTGCGCGGCCTGCTGGACGTGCCGGTGGCGGGATCGGCCACGCTGTTCTTCGCCGGCGCCGCGCTACTGCTGTTCGCCACCACGTCGCTGGGCATCTTCATGGCCACCGTGGCCCGCAACATGCCGCAGTTCGGCATGCTGGTCGTGCTGGTGCTGTTGCCCCTGCAGATGCTGTCGGGCGGCAGCACGCCCTTCGAGAGCATGCCGGCGGCGGTGCAGCGGGTCATGCAGCTCGCACCCACCACGCATTTCGTCGAACTGGGCCAGGCGATCCTGTTCCGCGGCGCCGGACTGGACGTGGTATGGCCCCGCTTCCTGGCACTGCTGGGCATCGGCGGCGCGTTGTTCTTCCTGTCATTGCAGCGCTTCCGCAACACCATCGCGCAGATGGCATGA
- a CDS encoding transposase-like zinc-binding domain-containing protein codes for MRQRELRRLQAQLVELTLHQRSGVGAAEPSVQRWVLARHQSPSACPHCQSRHLVRNGQAHGFQHFRCRGCGVTLTA; via the coding sequence ATGCGCCAGCGCGAATTGAGGCGATTGCAGGCGCAGTTGGTCGAGTTGACGCTTCATCAGCGATCAGGTGTTGGCGCTGCAGAGCCAAGTGTCCAGCGATGGGTTCTGGCCCGGCATCAGAGCCCCAGCGCCTGCCCGCACTGCCAGAGCCGACATCTGGTGCGTAACGGGCAGGCGCACGGCTTTCAGCATTTCAGGTGCCGAGGCTGCGGTGTCACGCTCACCGCCTGA
- a CDS encoding HlyD family secretion protein yields MAGVAIAGYAWFSRPASGPGEGFVSGNGRIEATEIDVASRIPGRLRELHVREGDFVEAGQELGQMDTDVLRAQRDQAQAQLAQATTAVATARFQVAQQESQHAAATAGERQSSAGLRAARQRLERNRALAAQQMVSAQTLDDVATDVASAEAALASSRAQVAAALSVIETARSQVAGAESAVDAAAAAIASINADIADAALKAPRAGRVQFVVAQPGEIVTGGGRVVNMIDLSDVFMTFFVPEAVAGRVALGAEVRIVLDVARDRPIPATVSFVASQAQFTPKTVETASEREKLMFRVRAQVPAELLRNYQEQVKTGVPGVAWIKLNPDAQWPASLAAAQRD; encoded by the coding sequence GTGGCCGGCGTCGCCATCGCCGGCTACGCCTGGTTCTCAAGGCCGGCGTCGGGGCCGGGCGAGGGGTTCGTCAGCGGCAACGGGCGAATCGAGGCGACCGAGATCGATGTCGCCAGCCGGATACCGGGCCGCCTGCGCGAGCTGCATGTACGCGAGGGCGATTTCGTCGAAGCGGGCCAAGAGCTCGGCCAGATGGACACCGACGTCCTGCGGGCGCAGCGCGACCAGGCCCAGGCCCAACTGGCCCAGGCCACTACCGCGGTCGCCACCGCGCGTTTCCAGGTGGCGCAGCAGGAAAGTCAGCACGCTGCCGCCACGGCCGGTGAGCGTCAATCCTCTGCTGGGCTGCGCGCGGCGCGGCAGCGCCTGGAGCGCAACCGCGCACTGGCCGCGCAACAGATGGTCTCGGCGCAGACGCTGGACGATGTCGCCACCGATGTGGCTAGCGCCGAGGCTGCGCTCGCCTCGTCACGCGCCCAGGTGGCCGCGGCGCTGTCGGTGATCGAGACCGCGCGCTCGCAGGTGGCCGGTGCCGAGTCGGCGGTCGACGCCGCCGCCGCCGCGATCGCCAGCATCAATGCCGACATCGCCGACGCTGCGTTGAAGGCACCGCGGGCGGGACGCGTGCAGTTCGTGGTCGCCCAGCCCGGCGAGATCGTGACCGGCGGCGGGCGGGTGGTGAACATGATCGACTTGTCCGACGTGTTCATGACCTTCTTCGTGCCCGAGGCCGTCGCCGGGCGTGTCGCATTGGGGGCCGAGGTGCGGATCGTGCTCGATGTCGCGCGTGACCGGCCGATCCCGGCCACCGTCTCGTTCGTCGCCAGCCAGGCGCAGTTCACGCCCAAGACGGTAGAGACCGCGAGCGAGCGCGAAAAGCTCATGTTCCGGGTCCGTGCCCAGGTGCCCGCGGAACTGCTGCGGAACTACCAGGAACAGGTGAAGACCGGCGTGCCGGGCGTGGCCTGGATCAAGCTCAATCCCGACGCGCAGTGGCCCGCGTCGCTGGCCGCCGCGCAGCGGGACTGA
- the fabI gene encoding enoyl-ACP reductase FabI: MNGPLHGKRGLVIGIANDRSIGWGCAQALRDAGAELAATWQDERARPHVAPLLEGLPVTIAQPLDVRAPAQMQALFDAIATRWGSLDFLVHSVAFAPRQDLHGRVVDSSADGFALAMDVSCHSFIRLAKLAEPLMPHGGSLVTMSYLGAEDVVDRYGLMGPVKAALESSVRYLAAELGPAGIRVNAISPGPVDTRAASGLAGFEALLAQAEQRAPMRRLVGIDEVGALCAFLVGEGARSITGDTHYLDAGFHLLS; this comes from the coding sequence GTGAACGGTCCGTTGCATGGCAAACGCGGCCTGGTCATCGGCATCGCCAACGATCGCAGCATCGGCTGGGGATGCGCGCAGGCGCTTCGCGATGCTGGCGCGGAGCTGGCGGCGACCTGGCAGGACGAGCGCGCACGCCCCCACGTCGCGCCATTGCTCGAGGGCCTGCCGGTCACGATCGCGCAGCCACTCGACGTGCGCGCCCCGGCGCAGATGCAGGCCCTGTTCGACGCGATCGCAACGCGTTGGGGCAGCCTGGATTTCCTGGTGCATTCGGTCGCGTTCGCGCCGCGGCAGGACCTGCATGGCCGCGTCGTCGACAGTTCGGCGGACGGTTTCGCGCTGGCCATGGATGTGTCGTGCCATTCGTTCATCCGCCTGGCGAAGCTGGCGGAACCGCTGATGCCCCACGGCGGCAGCCTGGTGACGATGAGCTACCTCGGCGCCGAGGACGTGGTCGACCGCTACGGCCTGATGGGCCCGGTCAAGGCGGCGCTGGAGAGCAGCGTGCGCTACCTCGCCGCGGAACTCGGGCCCGCGGGCATCCGCGTCAATGCGATCTCCCCCGGCCCGGTCGACACCCGCGCCGCCTCTGGGCTGGCCGGTTTCGAGGCCCTGCTGGCGCAGGCCGAGCAGCGCGCGCCGATGCGCCGCCTGGTCGGTATCGACGAGGTCGGCGCGCTATGCGCGTTCCTGGTCGGCGAGGGCGCGCGCTCGATCACCGGCGACACCCACTACCTCGACGCCGGCTTTCATCTGCTGAGCTGA
- a CDS encoding cation-translocating P-type ATPase, producing MGINAGHAQVVSTSAAPDWHALPVNAVLDMLDTSAQGLRGETAQARLAAHGPNALPAMRPVPAWRRFLRHFNDPLILFLLAAALVALLLQHVVDAAVIAVVVLINAIVGYIQEGRAEQAMSALRAMLSANAHVQRDGARIEVPVTGLVPGDVVLLEAGDRVPADARLLRGRGLRIDESVLTGESVPADKTSEPVAADADLATRASMLYSGTLVASGQASVVVVATGAATEVGRIGTLLGGVQAITTPLLAQIGQFGRRFTLLALVLAAALFAFAVLWRDYAWLDALMIVVALAVGLVPEGLPAVITITLALGVRRMATRNAIIRRLPAVETLGATTVICTDKTGTLTRNEMTVRLVCTAAGAVQVEGSGYAPEGAFGPATGAEAARTAAEGVARIGALCNDARLQDVDGAWQVDGDPMEGALLALAFKAGVDVSALHARHPRLDEVPFDAGYRFMATLHAEPDGGALLCVKGAPEQVLALSRGQLDAEGSLQSLQPEAWQQAVDAAGAQGQRVLGFAQARLPQVPPGFGLSDVSDLVFAGIAGFIDPPREEARRAVAECRAAGIAVKMITGDHAATAQAIARQLEIADAPTVVTGRALESVSDAALPALVERTDVFARSSPEHKLRIVRALQSLGHTAAMTGDGVNDAPSLKQADIGIAMGHKGTEAAKEASEMVLADDNFASIAAAVHEGRAVYDNIRKVVAWTLPTNGGEALTVALAIVLGWSLPMTAPQILWINMVLTITLGLALAFEPPELGVMQRRPRRRSAALISPFMLWRIVLVSLLFSVGAFGIFGWAQQRGLDMDTARTMVVNVFCVMEIAYLFSVRYLHGSAFTWRGLVGTPAVLWAVAGVVVAQLAFTYLPWMHLLFDSRPVPWLEGGVIVLVGVALLVVLECEKWVLRRLDVFEELKHAPDPSVARTGETR from the coding sequence GTGGGGATTAATGCCGGCCACGCGCAGGTGGTGTCGACATCGGCCGCGCCGGACTGGCATGCACTGCCGGTCAACGCGGTGCTCGACATGCTGGATACATCCGCGCAGGGCCTGCGCGGCGAGACGGCTCAGGCGCGTCTGGCCGCGCATGGCCCAAACGCGCTGCCAGCGATGCGTCCGGTGCCGGCATGGCGGCGGTTCCTGCGCCATTTCAACGACCCGTTGATCCTGTTCCTGCTGGCCGCCGCGCTGGTCGCGCTGCTGTTGCAGCATGTTGTGGATGCAGCCGTCATCGCGGTGGTGGTGCTGATCAACGCGATCGTCGGATACATCCAGGAGGGACGTGCCGAGCAGGCGATGTCAGCGCTGCGCGCGATGCTGTCGGCCAACGCGCATGTCCAACGCGACGGCGCCCGGATCGAGGTGCCGGTGACCGGCCTGGTACCAGGCGACGTGGTGCTGCTGGAGGCTGGCGACCGGGTGCCCGCCGATGCGCGTCTGCTGCGGGGGCGCGGATTGCGGATCGACGAATCGGTGCTGACCGGCGAATCGGTGCCTGCCGACAAGACCAGTGAACCGGTCGCAGCGGATGCGGACCTGGCGACGCGGGCATCGATGCTCTATTCCGGCACGCTGGTCGCCTCGGGCCAGGCTAGTGTCGTGGTGGTCGCAACAGGGGCGGCGACCGAGGTCGGGCGCATCGGCACGCTGCTCGGTGGCGTGCAGGCGATCACCACGCCGCTGCTGGCACAGATCGGGCAGTTCGGCCGGCGCTTTACCCTACTGGCGCTCGTGCTGGCCGCGGCGCTGTTCGCGTTCGCCGTGCTGTGGCGCGACTACGCATGGCTGGATGCGCTGATGATCGTGGTGGCGCTGGCGGTGGGCTTGGTGCCCGAAGGCCTGCCCGCGGTCATCACCATCACCCTGGCCCTGGGCGTACGCCGCATGGCCACGCGCAACGCCATCATCCGGCGGCTGCCGGCGGTGGAGACGCTGGGCGCGACGACGGTCATCTGCACCGACAAGACCGGCACGCTGACCCGCAACGAGATGACCGTGCGCCTGGTGTGCACGGCCGCCGGCGCGGTGCAGGTCGAAGGCAGCGGCTATGCGCCCGAGGGCGCATTCGGGCCGGCGACCGGCGCCGAAGCCGCACGCACCGCTGCCGAGGGCGTCGCCCGCATCGGCGCGCTCTGCAACGACGCCCGCCTGCAGGACGTGGACGGCGCATGGCAGGTGGATGGCGATCCGATGGAGGGCGCGCTGCTCGCGCTGGCGTTCAAGGCCGGCGTCGACGTGTCCGCGCTGCACGCGCGCCATCCGCGTCTGGACGAGGTGCCGTTCGACGCTGGGTACCGTTTCATGGCCACCCTGCATGCCGAGCCCGATGGCGGTGCGCTGCTGTGCGTGAAAGGCGCGCCCGAGCAGGTGCTGGCGCTGAGTCGTGGGCAGTTGGACGCGGAGGGTAGCCTGCAGTCGCTCCAGCCGGAGGCTTGGCAGCAGGCGGTGGATGCAGCGGGCGCGCAAGGCCAGCGCGTGCTCGGCTTTGCCCAGGCGCGCTTGCCGCAGGTGCCGCCCGGGTTCGGCCTGTCCGACGTGAGCGATCTGGTGTTCGCGGGGATCGCCGGATTCATCGATCCCCCGCGCGAGGAAGCCAGGCGCGCGGTGGCCGAGTGCCGCGCGGCCGGCATCGCGGTGAAGATGATCACCGGCGACCATGCGGCGACCGCGCAGGCGATCGCCCGCCAGCTCGAAATCGCCGACGCTCCCACCGTCGTCACCGGGCGGGCGCTTGAATCGGTCTCCGATGCGGCGCTGCCGGCGCTGGTCGAACGCACCGACGTGTTCGCCCGCAGCAGTCCCGAGCACAAACTGCGGATCGTGCGCGCGCTGCAGTCGCTGGGGCACACCGCGGCGATGACCGGCGACGGGGTCAACGATGCACCGTCACTCAAGCAGGCCGACATCGGCATCGCCATGGGGCACAAGGGCACCGAGGCGGCCAAGGAGGCCAGCGAGATGGTGCTGGCCGACGACAACTTCGCCTCGATCGCTGCGGCGGTGCACGAGGGACGCGCCGTCTACGACAACATCCGCAAGGTGGTTGCCTGGACGCTGCCGACCAACGGCGGCGAAGCGCTGACCGTGGCGCTGGCGATCGTGCTGGGCTGGTCGCTGCCGATGACCGCGCCGCAGATCCTGTGGATCAACATGGTGCTGACGATCACCCTGGGCCTGGCACTGGCGTTCGAGCCGCCCGAGTTGGGGGTGATGCAGCGGCGTCCCCGGCGGCGTAGCGCAGCGCTGATTTCACCGTTCATGCTGTGGCGGATCGTGCTGGTGTCACTGCTGTTCAGCGTGGGCGCGTTCGGCATCTTCGGCTGGGCGCAGCAGCGAGGCCTGGATATGGACACCGCGCGGACGATGGTGGTCAACGTGTTCTGCGTGATGGAGATCGCCTATCTCTTCAGCGTGCGCTACCTGCATGGCAGCGCCTTCACCTGGCGCGGCCTGGTCGGTACGCCGGCGGTGCTATGGGCGGTGGCCGGTGTGGTGGTGGCGCAGTTGGCCTTCACTTATCTGCCGTGGATGCATCTGCTGTTCGACAGCAGGCCTGTGCCGTGGCTGGAGGGTGGGGTGATCGTGCTGGTGGGTGTCGCATTGCTGGTCGTTCTCGAATGCGAGAAATGGGTGTTGCGACGACTGGATGTCTTTGAAGAGCTGAAGCACGCGCCGGATCCATCCGTTGCGCGGACAGGAGAAACGCGATGA
- the gltS gene encoding sodium/glutamate symporter: MTRLFHCKESGRHRRRSIHVDVPISRPATPFPSACPLPFPPFSVNRAPSTGKALMLMAAGADSVLAVDAFVSFTLAILLLFVGKGLTGRVALLRRYGIPEPVVGGTLCAAVVCALYYGAGLQVIFELGARDMLLLYFFAALGLNSNIRALALGGWALPILVLLASGFMVMQNGLGMVLAGLFGLDPRAGLMVGSVSLTGGVGTTVAWTPHFVETLGIAGAGELGLAANMIGLIAACVIGGPIASWLMRRHAVMPSADAGLEVGTLHGDATRNQLDYYGVLLALLWLNVALLLGQGVSALIATTGLHLPAFVGCLLAGITLRSLGDLFAPRGGRMWRYDTMQPGLALVSDISLGMFLTMALMGLQLWALQPMLLFIGTVMLLQVALVIVFTVFVVFRVMGRNYEAAVMCSAFGGITLGSTATAVANMSAVTREHGAAPRAFLIVPLVCGFFIDLINALVIGWMAG, translated from the coding sequence TTGACGCGCTTATTCCACTGCAAGGAGTCCGGGCGCCATCGGCGCCGATCCATACATGTCGATGTCCCCATTTCGCGTCCTGCCACTCCTTTCCCGTCTGCCTGCCCCCTGCCCTTCCCGCCCTTTAGCGTCAACCGCGCGCCCTCCACGGGGAAAGCCCTGATGCTTATGGCAGCCGGCGCAGACAGCGTTCTCGCAGTCGATGCCTTCGTCAGCTTCACCTTGGCGATCCTGTTGCTGTTTGTCGGCAAGGGCCTGACCGGCCGCGTCGCGCTGTTGCGCCGCTATGGCATTCCAGAACCGGTGGTTGGCGGCACCCTGTGCGCGGCGGTGGTCTGCGCCCTGTACTACGGCGCGGGCCTGCAAGTGATTTTCGAGCTGGGCGCGCGCGACATGTTGCTGCTGTACTTCTTCGCCGCCCTCGGCCTGAACTCCAACATCCGCGCCCTGGCCTTGGGCGGCTGGGCATTGCCGATCCTGGTGCTGCTGGCGTCGGGCTTCATGGTCATGCAGAACGGTCTGGGCATGGTGCTGGCCGGCCTGTTCGGGCTGGATCCGCGTGCGGGGCTGATGGTCGGCTCGGTGTCGCTGACCGGCGGGGTCGGCACCACGGTGGCCTGGACGCCGCATTTCGTCGAAACCCTGGGCATTGCAGGCGCCGGCGAGCTGGGCCTGGCAGCGAACATGATCGGACTGATCGCGGCCTGCGTGATCGGCGGGCCGATCGCCAGCTGGCTGATGCGCCGCCATGCGGTGATGCCATCGGCCGATGCCGGCCTCGAGGTCGGCACCCTGCATGGAGATGCCACGCGCAACCAGCTCGACTACTACGGCGTGCTGCTGGCGCTGCTCTGGCTCAATGTTGCCCTGTTGCTGGGCCAAGGCGTATCCGCGCTGATCGCGACCACCGGGCTTCACCTGCCTGCGTTCGTCGGCTGCCTGCTGGCGGGCATCACGCTGCGCAGCCTCGGCGATCTGTTCGCACCGCGCGGCGGCCGCATGTGGCGCTACGACACGATGCAACCGGGCCTGGCGCTGGTCTCCGACATCAGCTTGGGCATGTTCCTGACGATGGCGCTAATGGGGCTGCAGCTGTGGGCCCTGCAACCGATGCTGCTGTTCATCGGGACGGTAATGCTGCTGCAGGTCGCGCTGGTGATCGTGTTCACGGTCTTCGTCGTATTCCGCGTCATGGGACGCAACTACGAGGCGGCGGTCATGTGCTCCGCCTTCGGCGGTATCACCTTGGGCTCGACCGCGACCGCCGTCGCCAACATGAGTGCGGTGACGCGCGAGCATGGCGCCGCGCCGCGGGCCTTTCTCATCGTGCCGCTGGTCTGCGGCTTCTTCATCGACCTGATCAACGCACTGGTGATCGGCTGGATGGCGGGATGA
- a CDS encoding universal stress protein encodes MKILVTVDGSDISGRALKFAAKLSKQFVKAGSVTVLHVDLPAFPGVQRKIGAEAIRAYHHDNHEHVLSIARKALARSRIEVEEVHEVGEVAETILAVARKRKIDLIVMGSHGRSAVKGVLLGSVSTKVIAQTEIPVTIIR; translated from the coding sequence ATGAAGATCCTCGTGACCGTCGACGGCAGCGATATCAGCGGCCGCGCCCTCAAGTTCGCCGCCAAACTCTCCAAGCAATTCGTCAAGGCTGGCAGCGTGACCGTGTTGCACGTGGACCTGCCTGCGTTTCCCGGCGTCCAGCGCAAGATCGGTGCGGAGGCAATCCGCGCCTATCATCACGACAACCACGAGCACGTACTTTCGATCGCGCGCAAGGCGCTCGCACGCAGTCGCATCGAGGTCGAAGAGGTGCACGAGGTGGGCGAGGTCGCCGAAACCATCCTCGCGGTGGCCCGCAAGCGCAAGATCGACTTGATCGTCATGGGCTCGCACGGACGTTCGGCGGTCAAGGGCGTGCTGCTGGGCTCGGTCTCGACTAAAGTCATCGCCCAGACCGAGATCCCGGTCACGATCATCCGTTGA
- the rbbA gene encoding ribosome-associated ATPase/putative transporter RbbA, with protein sequence MANDAPPVVRLQDVRLAYGKVDALRGVDLDIPAGCMAGLIGPDGVGKSSLLSLVSGARAVQTGRVEVLEGDMASAGHRAAACLRIAYMPQGLGKNLYPTLSVEENLQFFARLFGHGQAERRRRIDELTRATGLHPFLDRPAGKLSGGMKQKLGLCCSLIHDPDLLILDEPTTGVDPLARAQFWELIDSIRVDRPGMSVLVATAYMDEAQGFDWLVAMDEGEVLATGTPAELLQRTGSTSLEAAFVALLPAEKTRHHAPVVIPPLDVDADDIAIEARDLTMRFGDFVAVDSVSFRIRRGEIFGFLGSNGCGKSTTMKMLTGLLAASEGRAWLFGHEVDPDDIATRRRVGYMSQAFSLYSELTVDQNLVLHARLFHVPEGDIPARADDMVARFGLEKVKDELPSALPLGIRQRLSLAVAMVHTPELLILDEPTSGVDPVARDSFWRLLVELSRRDKVTIFISTHFMNEAERCDRMSMMHAGKVLDSDVPAKLVEKRGARTLEEAFIGYLVEAGGGGPAQADSPNAAVADPALQEAPHRRKRFSFQRLLSYAWREALELQRDPVRATLALGGSLILMVVMGFGIGTDVNDLRYAVYDLDQSALSNSYQLDIAGSPYFLEQPPITGYDDLDRRMRSGELTLALEIPPGFARDVARGTPVAIGAWFDGAMPQRAETVQGYLQGMHQHWLAEQGRMRAGASAAGEISVQNRFRYNPDIKSLPAMVPAVIPMLLLMLPAMLTALAVVREKEMGSIINLYVTPVTRTEFLIGKQLPYVGLAMVNFLLMVLLAVTLFGVPVTGSFTTLVLASLVFCIIATGMGLLASAVTRSQIAAMFFAMIGTLIPAMQFGGMIDPVSSLDGMGRVIGELYPASHMFTISRGVFNKALGFGDLSANVWPLLLAAPAIVGAAILLLGKQER encoded by the coding sequence ATGGCGAACGATGCGCCGCCGGTGGTGCGCTTGCAGGATGTCCGGCTGGCCTACGGCAAGGTGGACGCGCTCAGGGGCGTGGACCTGGACATTCCCGCCGGGTGCATGGCCGGACTGATCGGCCCCGACGGCGTGGGCAAGTCGAGCCTGCTGTCGCTGGTGTCGGGTGCACGGGCCGTGCAAACGGGGCGGGTCGAGGTGCTGGAGGGTGACATGGCCAGCGCGGGGCACCGCGCTGCGGCCTGCCTGCGCATCGCCTATATGCCGCAGGGGCTGGGCAAGAACCTCTATCCCACGCTGTCGGTCGAGGAGAACCTGCAGTTCTTCGCGCGCCTGTTCGGACACGGCCAGGCCGAACGCCGGCGCCGCATCGACGAGCTGACCCGCGCCACCGGCCTGCATCCCTTCCTTGATCGCCCCGCCGGTAAGTTGTCGGGCGGCATGAAACAGAAGCTCGGCCTGTGCTGTTCGCTGATCCACGATCCGGACCTGCTGATCCTCGACGAACCCACCACTGGTGTCGATCCGCTGGCGCGCGCGCAGTTCTGGGAGCTGATCGACAGTATCCGCGTCGACCGGCCCGGCATGAGCGTCCTCGTGGCCACCGCCTACATGGACGAGGCGCAGGGCTTCGACTGGCTGGTGGCGATGGACGAGGGCGAGGTGCTGGCTACTGGCACGCCGGCCGAACTGCTGCAGCGTACCGGCAGCACATCGCTGGAAGCCGCCTTCGTGGCGCTGCTGCCTGCGGAGAAGACCCGCCACCACGCGCCGGTGGTGATCCCGCCGCTGGACGTCGACGCCGACGACATCGCGATCGAAGCCCGGGACCTGACCATGCGCTTCGGCGATTTCGTGGCCGTGGACAGCGTGAGCTTCCGCATCCGCCGCGGCGAGATCTTCGGCTTTCTTGGTTCCAACGGCTGCGGCAAATCGACCACGATGAAGATGCTGACTGGCCTGCTGGCCGCCAGCGAGGGCCGGGCCTGGCTGTTCGGCCACGAGGTGGATCCCGACGACATCGCCACCCGCCGCCGCGTCGGCTACATGTCGCAGGCGTTTTCGCTCTACAGCGAACTGACCGTGGATCAGAACCTGGTGCTGCACGCGCGCCTGTTCCATGTGCCAGAGGGCGACATCCCCGCGCGCGCCGACGACATGGTCGCGCGCTTCGGATTGGAGAAGGTGAAGGACGAGTTGCCGTCGGCATTGCCGCTGGGCATCCGCCAGCGCTTGTCGCTGGCGGTGGCGATGGTGCACACACCCGAACTGCTGATCCTCGACGAGCCCACGTCGGGCGTGGACCCGGTGGCGCGCGATTCGTTCTGGCGGCTGCTGGTGGAACTGTCTCGCCGCGACAAGGTCACGATCTTCATCTCCACGCACTTCATGAACGAGGCCGAGCGCTGTGACCGCATGTCGATGATGCATGCCGGCAAGGTGCTCGACAGCGACGTGCCGGCGAAGCTCGTCGAAAAGCGTGGCGCACGCACGCTGGAGGAGGCGTTCATCGGGTACCTGGTCGAGGCCGGCGGCGGAGGCCCCGCGCAGGCCGACAGCCCGAACGCGGCAGTGGCCGACCCCGCGTTGCAGGAGGCGCCGCATCGGCGCAAACGCTTCAGTTTCCAGCGGCTGCTCAGCTACGCTTGGCGCGAAGCGCTGGAGCTGCAGCGCGATCCGGTGCGCGCCACGCTGGCGCTGGGCGGTTCGCTGATCCTGATGGTGGTCATGGGCTTCGGCATCGGCACCGACGTCAACGACCTGCGCTACGCCGTGTACGACCTCGACCAGTCCGCGCTGTCCAACAGCTACCAGCTCGACATCGCCGGCTCGCCGTACTTCCTTGAACAGCCGCCGATCACCGGCTACGACGATCTCGACCGGCGCATGCGCAGCGGCGAGCTGACCCTGGCGCTGGAGATTCCGCCCGGATTCGCGCGCGACGTGGCTCGCGGCACGCCGGTGGCGATCGGCGCCTGGTTCGACGGTGCGATGCCACAACGCGCGGAAACCGTGCAGGGTTACCTGCAGGGCATGCACCAGCACTGGCTGGCCGAGCAGGGCCGCATGCGCGCCGGCGCATCGGCCGCCGGCGAGATCTCAGTGCAGAACCGCTTCCGCTACAACCCCGACATCAAGAGCCTGCCGGCGATGGTGCCGGCGGTCATCCCGATGCTGCTGCTGATGCTGCCGGCGATGCTGACCGCGCTGGCGGTGGTGCGCGAGAAGGAGATGGGCTCGATCATCAATCTTTACGTCACCCCGGTCACGCGCACCGAATTCCTGATCGGCAAGCAGCTGCCCTACGTGGGATTGGCGATGGTGAACTTCCTGCTGATGGTGCTGCTGGCGGTGACCCTGTTCGGCGTGCCGGTCACCGGCAGTTTCACGACCCTGGTGCTGGCGTCGCTGGTGTTCTGCATCATCGCCACCGGCATGGGCCTGCTGGCGTCGGCGGTGACCCGCAGCCAGATCGCGGCGATGTTCTTCGCGATGATCGGCACGCTTATCCCGGCGATGCAGTTCGGCGGCATGATCGACCCGGTGTCCTCGCTCGACGGCATGGGCCGGGTGATCGGCGAGCTCTATCCGGCCAGCCACATGTTCACGATCAGCCGCGGCGTGTTCAATAAGGCGCTGGGCTTCGGCGATCTGTCGGCCAACGTGTGGCCGCTGCTGCTGGCCGCCCCGGCGATCGTCGGGGCGGCGATCCTGCTGCTCGGCAAGCAGGAGCGCTGA